A window of the Desulfovibrio sp. genome harbors these coding sequences:
- a CDS encoding glutamine synthetase produces MAVFKCKNADDVLKAVKDYNVSFVQFWFIDILGMLKSFQITPRELEAAFDEGMGFDGSSITGFTKIHESDMVAFPDPTTFQLVAWRPSDRPVARLFCDVKNPDGTPFAADSRYVLKKMLKKAADLGYTYFVGPELEFFLFSSASEPKILDKGGYFDAPPLDLANDVRRDIIFALESMGIAVEYSHHEVAPSQHEIDLRYNEALAMADTAITYRVVVKEVARKHGCYASFMPKPLFGENGSGMHVHQSLFKGSKNAFYDASSPNHLSTEAQAYIAGLLKHAPEFACVTNQWVNSYKRLVPGYEAPVYIAWAQRNRSALIRVPMYKPGKESATRIELRCPDPAANPYLAFAVMLGVGLKGIEDGYKLAKPVEDNIFHMSEREMKKHGIASLPGSLYEAVSNLEKSTLMRDILGDHLHTALVEYKHDEWDKYRMQITEYEIEKYLPIL; encoded by the coding sequence ATGGCGGTGTTCAAGTGTAAGAACGCTGACGATGTGCTCAAGGCGGTAAAAGACTATAACGTCTCTTTCGTGCAGTTCTGGTTCATAGACATCTTGGGAATGCTCAAAAGCTTCCAGATCACCCCCAGGGAGCTGGAAGCGGCCTTCGACGAGGGTATGGGCTTCGACGGCTCTTCCATCACCGGGTTCACCAAAATCCACGAATCGGACATGGTGGCCTTTCCCGACCCCACCACTTTTCAGCTGGTGGCCTGGCGCCCGTCGGACCGTCCGGTGGCCCGGCTCTTCTGCGATGTGAAGAATCCCGACGGGACCCCGTTCGCCGCGGATTCGCGCTACGTGCTCAAGAAAATGCTCAAGAAAGCGGCTGACCTCGGCTATACCTACTTCGTTGGTCCAGAGCTTGAGTTCTTCCTCTTCTCCAGCGCTTCCGAACCGAAGATCCTCGACAAGGGCGGCTACTTTGACGCCCCCCCCCTGGACTTGGCCAACGACGTTCGCCGCGACATTATTTTCGCCCTGGAATCCATGGGCATCGCCGTAGAATACTCCCACCACGAGGTGGCGCCGTCCCAGCACGAGATCGACCTGCGCTACAACGAGGCCCTGGCCATGGCGGACACGGCCATCACCTATCGCGTGGTGGTCAAGGAAGTGGCCCGCAAGCACGGCTGCTACGCCTCTTTCATGCCCAAGCCGCTTTTCGGCGAGAACGGCTCTGGCATGCACGTGCATCAGTCGCTGTTCAAGGGCTCCAAGAACGCCTTCTACGACGCCTCCTCTCCAAATCATCTCTCCACTGAAGCCCAGGCCTACATCGCTGGTCTTCTCAAGCATGCTCCGGAGTTCGCCTGCGTCACCAACCAATGGGTCAACTCCTACAAGCGCCTGGTGCCCGGCTACGAGGCCCCGGTATACATCGCCTGGGCCCAGCGCAACCGTTCCGCGCTCATCCGCGTGCCCATGTACAAGCCAGGCAAGGAGTCGGCCACCCGCATCGAGCTTCGTTGCCCTGACCCGGCCGCCAACCCCTACCTGGCCTTCGCGGTGATGCTGGGCGTGGGCCTGAAGGGCATCGAGGACGGATACAAGCTGGCCAAGCCAGTGGAGGACAACATCTTCCACATGAGCGAGAGGGAGATGAAGAAGCACGGCATCGCCTCGCTGCCCGGCAGCCTGTACGAGGCCGTAAGCAACTTGGAGAAATCCACACTCATGCGCGACATTCTCGGCGACCACCTGCACACGGCCCTGGTGGAATACAAGCATGACGAGTGGGACAAATACCGCATGCAGATTACCGAATACGAGATCGAGAAGTACCTGCCGATTCTGTAG
- a CDS encoding 4Fe-4S cluster-binding domain-containing protein, translating to MAPSYVALNAQGLLKPRAEAALALMRECRICPRICGVNRLDGEIGSCGVGRLARVASHCLHFGEEECLVGQGGSGTIFFSGCNLRCVFCQNSDISRSPESGIEVSASELAAIMLDLQARGASNINLVTPSHVTAQILEALPLAVEGGLCLPLVYNSGGYDSLETLALLQRVVDIYMPDVKFWDPVVAAKLCGAADYPERARQTLTAMHAQVGDLCLNKHGVAERGLLVRHLVLPGELAGTAGWMNFLATELSTETYVNLMDQYRPCADACSLPGLDRTLTAEEFRRAREATVASGISRLDERSHGTLRILLKRMFEQDSG from the coding sequence ATGGCCCCCTCTTACGTCGCTCTCAATGCCCAAGGCTTGCTCAAACCCAGAGCAGAGGCTGCGTTGGCCCTGATGCGCGAATGCCGGATCTGTCCCCGTATCTGCGGGGTGAACAGGCTTGATGGGGAAATCGGCTCTTGCGGGGTTGGGCGCCTGGCGCGGGTGGCCAGCCATTGTCTTCATTTCGGCGAGGAGGAGTGCCTTGTTGGGCAAGGCGGTTCGGGCACGATTTTCTTTTCGGGGTGCAATCTCAGATGCGTGTTCTGCCAGAATTCCGACATCAGCCGAAGCCCGGAATCCGGAATCGAGGTGTCGGCCAGCGAATTGGCCGCCATCATGCTCGACCTTCAGGCTAGGGGCGCGTCCAATATCAACCTGGTCACTCCAAGCCATGTCACTGCCCAGATACTCGAAGCCCTCCCCTTGGCGGTGGAAGGTGGTCTGTGCCTGCCGCTGGTGTACAACTCGGGCGGGTATGACAGCCTGGAAACGCTCGCACTGCTTCAGAGAGTAGTGGACATCTACATGCCGGACGTGAAGTTCTGGGACCCTGTTGTGGCGGCCAAGTTGTGCGGGGCAGCGGATTATCCTGAGCGAGCCCGGCAGACCCTCACGGCCATGCACGCCCAGGTGGGGGATTTGTGCCTGAACAAGCATGGAGTGGCCGAACGAGGGCTTCTGGTGCGCCATCTCGTTCTTCCGGGAGAATTGGCCGGAACAGCCGGGTGGATGAATTTTCTGGCGACAGAACTCTCCACCGAAACCTACGTCAACCTCATGGACCAGTACCGTCCCTGCGCGGATGCCTGCTCCTTGCCCGGGCTCGACCGTACGCTTACTGCCGAGGAATTCCGGCGCGCCCGCGAAGCAACCGTGGCTTCGGGTATCTCCCGTCTGGATGAAAGAAGCCATGGGACTTTGCGGATACTGCTAAAGAGAATGTTCGAACAGGATTCGGGTTAG